In Deltaproteobacteria bacterium, the genomic window GGGGGGATCGACGTGCGCCCCTTCAAGCGCCTGCCCGCGCTGGACCTGCTCGCCGGCCTCGGTTTCGACGCCTCGCCCATCCCTGACGAGACCTTCACCCTCGACAATCCGTCGAACTCCTACGTCAAGGTCACGGCCGGGGTGGTCTACAGGATGAGCCCCCGGTGGCGCTTCTCGGCCACCTACCTGCTCGGGCTCTATCTCCCGCGCGACGTGCGCAATAGCCAGACGCGGCCCCCCACGAACGCCCGTGGCGCGGGGATCACGCATTCACCCGCCCTGGACGTGACCGCGCGCTTCTGACCGACCGGTTGCCGGAGAGCGCCGACCACGACGGGCCCCGACTTAGGGGCACGAGCGCGGGCGGCAGTGGGCGCACGCGGAGGGCCGGGGTGGGTCGGTGCGGCGGGGAGGGGGTGGCTGTTGTTGTGTTTGTGTGTTCGTGCAAGGAGATCGATTGACCTCAGACCGGCGCTTCGCTGGTATTGGCCTTATTCATGATGGCATGCAAACGCAAGTCCTCCTCGGGAGATGACCGGACTTCGGGCACACGTACGTCGGCGGATTCGGCGAAGCAGCTCCCGTTGCCTCTGCGGGAGGCGACGGGGTGGGGTGGGAAACGCACGGGCGCGGGGCAGAAGAAACAGCCGGGGAGCGGGCTGCCCCCTCGGCCGCGCTCGCGACCGCCTCCGGCGAGGTGGGGCTGCCGAGAGCGCCGATCAGTTTGGCCGACCGAGTGAAATCGTCGAGGTGCGAGCAGCGCAAGGCGCGACGAGGGAGCATATCGGGAATATGTGACCGAGGAGCAACGCAGCGATGCGACGCAGATCGGCGATTTCACGACCGAGGTCAAGCCGGTCGGCGCTCTAGAGGCACATGACCGACTATCGTGGATCACGCCCCTGCCCTAGCGCTGCCGCGCGTGGAAGTGGAGCTCCGGCGCGGCGCCCTCGCTCACGGTGAAGTAGCCCTGCCCGTCCGCGGCGAAGCCCACGGCCTCCCCCTGGAGTTCGCGGAGCACGGGGACCGCGCAGGGCGGGCTCGCGAGCGCCTCGGCCACGCTCCGCCCCTTGGCCCGGCGAAAGAGCCAGAGCCGCGTGTAGCTCCGCACGAGCAGCTCCTCCCCCGACGGAGAGAGGTCGGCCCCGGTGGCGAGCGCGTCCCCGCCGAGCGCGGCGAGGTCCACCTCCGCCACCTGCTCTAGCTCGCGGCGCGTCCCGGCCGACAGGGGCGCCCTGGCCCGGTAGAGCGGCGAAGGCCCCTGGCTGCGCTTGGCCAGCACGTAGAGGTCGCCGCTCCCCGGATCCACGAACAGGCTCTCCGCGTTCGTGGCCTTGCCGGCCGGATAGGTGAACTCGAAGCGCTCGACGCCGCCGAGCGTCGTCACCTCGGGGATCGTCCCCACCTTCACCTCGGGCTCGGCCACGCGATAGACCACGACGTGCTCGCGCGCCTCCGCGTTGTCGCCGATGTCCCCGACGTAGAGGTACGAGCGCCCCGCCTCCGGTCCCGGCCCCGCGGCGAGATCCTCCCAGTCCACCGCCGTCGCCCCCTCGAGCGCGAAGGTGCCCTGGTGCACGCCGCTCGCGCTGACGGCGTAGAGGTTCGGTCCGTCCCCCGAGTCGTTGTGGAGCCAGAGCAGCCCCGGCGTGCGGCGGCTCGCCACCAGCCCTGACGCCTCGGTGAGCTGCGCCGCGCCGACGGTTCCG contains:
- a CDS encoding PE-PGRS family protein, whose translation is MAAKRVDRLRRAARLLGVLLAAAAAKGCSGPGSASSDGGADGRPASVDARVGFDLAPPDGASASACPRFDPGRVSGTVGAAQLTEASGLVASRRTPGLLWLHNDSGDGPNLYAVSASGVHQGTFALEGATAVDWEDLAAGPGPEAGRSYLYVGDIGDNAEAREHVVVYRVAEPEVKVGTIPEVTTLGGVERFEFTYPAGKATNAESLFVDPGSGDLYVLAKRSQGPSPLYRARAPLSAGTRRELEQVAEVDLAALGGDALATGADLSPSGEELLVRSYTRLWLFRRAKGRSVAEALASPPCAVPVLRELQGEAVGFAADGQGYFTVSEGAAPELHFHARQR